From a single Arthrobacter sp. SLBN-112 genomic region:
- a CDS encoding TetR/AcrR family transcriptional regulator translates to MSLAVARKPLRADAARNVDKIITAARQCFREFGPEVPLQTIATTAGVGPATLFRNFADKEELVLAALNRQLRLTVDPVMDGALADIDAAAGLLRVLEALMAAASDDANLLCAVAGRRELLTGITGSLMDSISILLVRGQGQGSLRPDISMTDMFRLLAMLIGVVDTMEPGSDAWRRPLALVEDAIRTVRPSRPLPVLVPVPAAAAGTPAGTIVGTQQVQ, encoded by the coding sequence ATGAGCCTCGCAGTCGCCCGAAAGCCCCTCCGTGCGGACGCAGCGCGGAACGTGGACAAGATCATCACGGCGGCGCGCCAGTGTTTCCGGGAGTTCGGTCCGGAAGTGCCGCTCCAGACCATCGCCACCACCGCGGGTGTGGGCCCGGCGACGCTGTTCCGCAACTTCGCGGACAAGGAAGAACTGGTTCTGGCAGCACTGAACCGGCAGCTCCGGCTTACCGTGGACCCCGTCATGGACGGCGCCCTGGCCGATATCGACGCCGCTGCCGGCCTGCTGCGCGTTCTGGAGGCCCTGATGGCCGCCGCAAGCGACGACGCCAACCTGCTGTGCGCCGTGGCGGGCCGCCGCGAACTCCTCACGGGAATCACCGGATCCCTGATGGATTCCATCAGTATCCTTCTGGTACGCGGGCAAGGCCAGGGAAGCCTGCGCCCGGACATCTCCATGACGGATATGTTCCGGCTGCTTGCCATGCTGATCGGCGTAGTGGACACAATGGAACCGGGCTCTGACGCATGGCGCCGCCCGCTGGCGCTGGTCGAGGACGCCATCCGCACCGTCCGTCCTTCACGCCCGCTTCCCGTACTGGTTCCCGTCCCGGCTGCAGCAGCCGGTACCCCGGCCGGCACCATTGTCGGCACACAGCAGGTGCAATAA